From the Paraflavitalea soli genome, the window CTGGCCGATTTTAGCCGTACCTGGGGTGATCATGATTTCCATATACTGGGTGGTTATGCGTATGAAGACCAGCGCAACGACAATACAACGGCCATTGCCCGCAACCTGGCCTCCAATGACTTCTTTACGCTCAACATTGGCGATCCGGTGCAGGCTTCCAATACGGAAGATGTGCAGCAATGGGGCCTGGAGTCGTATTTCGCAAGGGTGAACTATGTATACAAAAACCGGTACCTGGTGGAAGTGAACCTGCGTCGTGATGGTAGTTCCAAACTGGCCGCTTCCAATCGCTGGCATAGCTTCCCTTCTGTGTCGTTGGGATGGCGGCTTAATGAGGAAGACTGGTTCAACCGTCTTGCTCCTTTCTTTAATGAATTCAAATTGCGCGGCAGCTGGGGCCGGCTGGGCAATTCAGATGGGGTGATCGGCAACTATGATTATTTCCCCATGCTGGAACCTGGTGCTGCTTATCCTTTCAACAATGTCAGGAACCGCTCCTATTACCAGGCCACACTGGCCTCACCGCTGAAGACCTGGGAGACGATCGAAACCTCAAATATAGGTGTGGATGTGGCGTTGATGAAGAACAGGTTGACGTTTACCGGTGATTATTTTGTGAAACGTAATGATGATATGCTGGTGCCCATGCAATTGTCTTCTATCATTGGTATTGCCACTTCTACTTACAACCTGGCAAGCCTGAAGACCTGGGGATGGGAACTCTCTGCCGGATGGCGCGACAATATTGGCGGTTTCTCCTACTGGGTGAATGCGAATATTGGTGACAACCAGAACAAAGTGTTGAATTATAATGGACAGACAGCTATTTCAGCTGGCGCCAACAGTATTATTGAAGGGTTTCCCATCAATACCATCTTTGGCTATGATGCAATAGGTTATTTCCAAAGCGCCGATGAAGTGAGTAAATATCCAAAGTTTAGCACCGCGGTAGGGCCTGGTGATATCAAATACCGCGATGTGAACGGCGACAATAAGATCAATGCAGGATTGGGCCGTGCATCGGACCATGGCGACCTGGTTGAATTGGGTAATACGAATCCCCGTTATACCTATGGTTTTGATTTCGGATTCAGCTATAAAGGATTCGATTTCTCTGCCATGTTCCAGGGAGTTGGTCAGCGTAAGTTGTTTGTTGATCCTACTACTTTGTATCCTTATACTTCCAGCTGGATCATGCCAATGGATTATAATACGGACTACTGGGCACCTGAAAGGCCCAATGCCAAATTCCCCCGTCTTTTTATTGGTGGTGCGCAAAATACCGTGCGCTCTTCGCATTGGTTGATGAATGGCGCCTACCTGCGCCTGAAGAATGTACAACTGGGATATAACCTGCCGGCCAACCTCATCAGCAAAGCTAAATTGAGTGCTGCCAGGGTATATGTAGGTGGACAAGACCTGTGGGAGATCAACAATATGTGGATCAAAAATGCTTTCGATCCGGAAACGCCCAGCAATGCTACCTGGCAATATCCTTTCTTCCGCACCATCATGGTGGGCTTAAACCTCACTTTCTAACGAGCAAAACCTGAAAAATGAAGCAATCAATTCGAAATACAGTCGGCCTGTCTGTTGTAGCTGCAGCGATGCTTTGCGGGTGCAATAAAAAACTGGACCTGGTACCTGAATCCAAAATAGGGGACGAGACATTCTGGAAAACGACGAACGATCTGGTACTGGCTTGTAATGAGCTGTACAATTCCCTGCCCGTCATGTCAAACAACGTGAATGCTGTGTGGTCGGATGATGGGTACGCCCAGGCGCCCAATGGCATCAGCGACGGTACGCGTACCATTCCTGTAACGGATAATGCGTTCAGCATTCCTTATACCCTGATCCGTAAGAGTAATAATATCCTGGAGAAGTCCGTCAAGACCACGGGCGATGCGGCGCAGATCCGTCGTTACCGGGCCGAGGCGTATTTTTTCCGCGCCTTCGCTTACAGCGAACTGGTAAAGCGCTATGGTGATGTGCCCCTGGTGCTGCGCACCTTCGATGTGTTCGATACCCTGGCAACAGCGCACCGTACGCCCCGCGAAAGGGTACTGGACTCCCTGTACCGCGACCTGGATTCGGCTGCTGCCGGATTACCTACGGCTACAGCGCTTGCTGCCGCAGAATATGGACGCATTACCAGGAATGCTGCGCTGGCCATGAAGTCGCGCGTGGGATTGTTTGAAGGCACCCGCAATAAATACCATGCACTGGGCGATGCCAATAAACACTTGAACATTGCACTGGCTGCCACAGAAACACTGATGACCACCGGCGGTCACCAATTGTACAAGCACCCCACCGTTCCCGACAGCAGTTTCTTTTACCTGTTCCAATATGCAGGTAATGGCCGCAATAACAAGGAGAATATCCTGGTGAGGTTGTATGGACAAAATGCCACCAACAGTATTTCCGAACACAACTATACGCGGCAGTTCCTCGATGCGGGTGGTGTAAACCCCACTAGGTCTTTCGTAGATGCCTACTTGTACAAGGATGGCCTGCCACTGGGCAAGTCACCGCTTGAACAGCCGCAAACCACTACTTTATCTGAATTCACCGACCGCGATCCCCGCATCGGCATGACGGTGTTCAGCAAACTGGTGCCGGGCTTTTCGCTGACGGCTTACACACCCACTTTTGCTTTCACGCCTACGGGCTATAAAACGCGGAAGTATGCAACGGTGGAAGATTGGGCCTCCCAACAGAGCTTCAACCACCATATCATTATCCGCTATGGAGAAATATTGCTCAACTATGCCGAGCTGAAATTCGAACTGGGCGGCGGCGCCATCTCCGATGCAGACCTGGATATCTCCATCAATCTGCTGCGCGACCGGGCAAAGATGCCGAAACTGACCAACGCCTTTGTAACAGCCAATGGCCTGAACATGCAGGAGGAAATGCGCCGGGAGAGAAGGATCGAGCTGGCCTTTGAAGGCGAGTTCCGCTATTGGGACCTGATCCGCTGGAAAACAGCTGAGGTGGAATTGGTGAAAGCCGTGAAGGGCTCTAAAAAATTCCCGGCCGAGCAGGTGAATGTCATTACCGCCCCCGTGGATGCCAATGGCTTTGTGATCGTACAGGATGCTTCCAAGCGCACATTTGATGTGAAGAGAGATTATTGGTGGCCTATTCCCTCCAACGAAACGGGCCTCAATGTTAATATGAAACAGAATCCGTTCTGGTAATCGACCCGGGTACCTGTACAAGTGATTACTTGGTACAGGTACTTACTTTTGTACTATGAGACTTTCTTATGTGTTAATTATAGCAACGTTCCTCGCGCCTGTCCGGGTTTCCGGACAGGCCGAAAGGAATATGCTGACGGGTAAATATGACAGCGCCTGGCTGGCTACCTCCCTCTCCATGCAGGAAGTAGCAAAGGCCTGGCCTTCTTATGCCGACAGGGCCCGGTGGGCATCATTGGATACGGTGTATCGCCGGCAACTGATCCGTGAGGGCGAAACAGCATTCAATTACCAATGGCAGGTTGTGCCTGCCACAGCTTACCTGGAATATGTGCGTACGGGCAACCGCTACATCATGGAAGATATTTACAACATGAATGTAACGGCGCTTAAGAAACTGGTCTTCGCCGAACTGGCAGAAGGCAAGGAACGGTTTGTGCCGCAGATCATCAATGGCGTATGGACGCTGTGCGAAGTGACAAGCTGGTCTATATCTGCCAGCATCGGTTTGCAGCGCCAGGGTCCCGGATTACCGGATGTCAATGAACCGGTGTTTGAACTGGGGGCAGGGATCACTTCCAATGTGATGGCCTGGACCTATCACCTGTTCAGATCAACCTTCGACCGGTATAGTCCCTTGATCGCCCAACGAATGAAACAGGAGATCAACCGGCGTATCCTTCAGCCTTATTATACACGCAACGACTTTTGGTGGATGGCGCTGGATGGTAAACAGCGGATGGTGAACAACTGGAATGTGTGGCTCAACTTCAATGCACTTACCTGCATCCTGTTGGTAGAAGATGATGCTGCCCAAAGGGCAGCAGGCATTTACAAAACGATGCGCAGTGTAGATCAATTTATCAACTATTACAAAGACGACGGGGCTTGTGAAGAAGGGCCAGCCTACTGGTCCCACGCGGGCGGTATGTTGTACAACTACCTGTCTTTATTAAAACAGGCTACAGGCGGCGGCATCGATCTCTTTGACAAATCCCTGATCAAAAATATTGGCTCGTATATCGGCAAGGCTTATATCGACAGTAATTATTACCTCAACTATGCGGATGCCGCTGCGAAGCTGACAACAGATGCAGGTATTGTATACTTGTACGGCAAAGCTACGGGCGACCAGCAGTTGATGTCATTTGGCGCTTACCTCGCCGGGCAGCAGCAATGGCAAAAAGCAGTGCCGGTGGAAACGATGTACGGCGGACTGCGCAATCTATTCATGGCCGCAGAAGTACTGGCCACCCCGCCAGCCCAACCCCTGATGGCCTCCGGCTGGATGGTAGGCACGGGCATTGCGATAGCGCGCGATGAAGCGGGCAGTGCCAAAGGGTTTTATTTCTCTGCCCTGGCCGGGCACAATGAAGAAAGCCATAACCACAATGATGTGGGCACCTGTGTACTGTTCTATAATAGCCGGCCTGTGCTGATCGATGTGGGCAGTGGCACCTATACCGGGCAAACCTTCGGACCACAACGGTATTCGATCTGGACCATGCGCTCCGCTTATCACAATGTGCCACTCATCAATGGGGTAGAGCAACAAGCTGGCAAGCAATACGCAGCGCGTGCGGTACAGTTTAAGGATACAGGACCGCTGGTAAGTTTCCGTGCCGACATTGCCGCTGCTTACCCTGCCGAAGCAAAAGTGGATACCTGGCTGCGCTCTTATACCCTGCAACGCGGTCATTCCTTTACGATCGGCGATGAGTACCGGCTGCAGGCCAACAATGGCCGCAATGCCCTTCATTTCATCACCAGCGCTGCGGTGTCGCAAAAAAAAGAAGGGGTGCTGCTACTTGATACCGGCCGTGATAGCCTGGAGCTGACCTATGATCCGCGCTTGTTTAAAGTGACTGTTGAACCGATCACGATCGATGATAAAAAGTTATTACAAAGCTGGCCGCCACTGGTGTACCGGCTTGTATTTTCTATGACGGGTCACCGAACCCGTGGCAAACATCGTCTTGTTGTGAAGAAGGCTTCTTAAAACCATTAAAGAATATCTGATGAAGAAAGTTTTGTTTGTATGTATGTTGAGTGTTGCTTCCTTTCTTTCTGCATTTGCACCCGCTGATGAAGAAGTGTTCATTAACCGCCATATGGACCTGGCCAGGGCGCAGGTGGAATATATGGTACAGGCCATGAAGGACAAAGAGGGTTTTCCCCGCACGATCAATACCTCCGGCAATATGGTGACCACGAATATGTATGACTGGACACCGGGATTCTTCCCCGGCAGTTTGTGGCAGGTATACGCTTATGCACCCGATACGGCCCTGAAAGCATCCGCCATCCGCTGGACGGAACGGCTGGAACCACTCAAGTTCTTTACCGAGCACCACGACCTGGGCTTTATGATGTATTGCAGCTTTGGCAATGCTTACCGCCTTACCGGTAATCCCAAATACAAGGACGACCTGGTACAGGCTGCGCGTTCACTCAGCACGAGGTTTGATCCCAAAACAGGCTGTATCAAATCCTGGAATAATTTCCGCTCCTGGCATGGTACTAAAGTATACCAGTACCCCGTGATCATCGATAACCTGATGAACCTGGAGTTGTTGTTCTTCGCTACGCGGGTAAGTGGTGATAGCTCGTTTTATAAAGTAGCCATCACCCACGCCGATAATACGTTGAAAAACCAGTTCCGGAAAGACTATAGCAGCTACCATGTAGTATGTTACAACCCGGAGACCGGCGCTGTGGAAGGTAGGGAAACGGCACAGGGCCTGGCTGATAACTCCACCTGGGCAAGAGGACAGGCCTGGGCTATCTATGGCTATACGATGATCTACCGCGAAACCGGTGATGCCCGTTACCTCAAAGCTGCCCGCGGTATGGCCGACTTTTTCATTCACCACAAGAACCTGCCGGCCGATAAGATTCCTTACTGGGATTTTAACATAGGACAGGAAGGTTATACCCCGGGTGTTAATTCCTATGCGCGCAAAGATACCGGCCACTACCGCGATGCCTCTGCCGCTGCCATTACCGCTTCCGCTTTATTGGAGCTGAGTACGTATGCAGGGAAAGAAGGAAAGCAGTACCGTCAACCGGCTATCCAAATGATCAGATCATTGGCCAGTCCTGTCTACCGGTCCGAGCCAGGCACCAATGGCAATTTCCTTATCAAACATTGTGTAGGCAGTATCCCACATCAAACTGAAATTGATGTACCCCTGGTGTATGCTGATTATTATTTCCTGGAAGCCCTGCACCGGTACAAGCTGTTGCTGAAAGGAGAAAAATTATTTCCCGTAGCACTGAAAGGAGGAGTTCATGGCAGATAATAAGCACTTGCGTTCGAACTATGATAAGTTTCCCTGTACAGTGATCAATGAGGACGACATAGTAGCCGGAGAAGGATGGGAAGAGGTAGGCCGGTTGATAAAGGAAAAGATGGATTGCCTGCCCGGCAGGAAAGTAGTGGTACTGGATTGTTACCAGGGGGTAAGGGAAGAGGAACTGGTACACCAGCTTACGCAGCAGCTCACAGGTACTTTTTTCTATACGAAGGATTATTTCTTATCACCCAACGACATACAGGCACTGGTGTATCCCGATGTTACGGATGATGAGGTGTTTGGATACCTCACGCGGCTACGTATGATCGATTTTTTCGACCCAACCAAAATACAGCAGGCACGGGCCGCCATCCAACAGGTACAGGAGGGGCCGGTTTATGTACTGGGCGCCGGAGCCTCTTTGCTGACAGATACACCCGGCCTGCTTGTATATTTCGATATGCCCCGTTGGGAAATACAATTGCGTTTCCGCAACAAGGAGGTGAGTAACCTGGGTATGAACAATGCGCAGCAAAAAACTTCCTTACAATATAAACAGGCATTTTTTGTGGACTGGCGCGTATGTGACCGGCACAAGAAAAAACTGATGTCCCGCTGGGACCTCGTAGTAGATACTACGGTGAAAGACCATCCAAAGATCGTTAATGGACCGGCCCTGAATAAAGCGTACCAGTACCTCACTACCCATCCGTTCCGGCTGGTACCTTTTTTTGATCCCGGTCCCTGGGGTGGTCAATGGATGAAGGAAGTATGTGACCTCGACCGCAGTGCGCCCAATTATGCCTGGGCTTTCGATGGAGTACCCGAAGAAAATAGCCTGTTGTTCCAATTCAATGGCTTGCTGTTTGAAACACCTGCCATCAACCTGGTCTTTGCAGCAGCCCGCCCTTTGCTGGGTGAAGCCGTACAGGCACGCTTCGGCGATGAATTTCCCATCCGGTTCGATTTCCTCGATACCATGAAAGGCGGCAACCTCAGCTTGCAGGTGCATCCCGGTACCCAATATATACAGGAGCATTTTGGTATGCCCTATACCCAGGATGAAAGTTATTATATGCTGGATGCTGCACCGGACGCAGTTGTATACCTGGGACTAAAAGATGGTATCGATCCGGCCTCGATGGTCCATGACCTGCAAAAAGCCCATAAAGGCGAAATCACTTTTAATGCCGACGATTATGCGGCCAAATGGCCCGTGAAGAAACACGATCATTTCCTGATCCCTGCTGGCACCGTGCATTGTTCCGGCAGCAACAGCATGGTGCTGGAGATCAGCGCCACGCCTTACATTTTTACGTTCAAATTATGGGACTGGGGGCGTATGGGGCTTGATGGAAAACCACGGCCTATTAATATAGAACGAGGAAAGGAAGTGATCGACTGGACCCGCACCCCGGCATTTACCCGGCAACAATTGATCAATACAGTCACCACCGTTGCCGAAGGCGATGGCTGGAAAGAAGAAAGAACAGGCTTGCATGAGCGCGAGTTCATTGAAACACGACGCCACTGGTTTTCGAAAACAGTACATCATCATACAGGAGGGAGTGTGAACGTGCTCAACCTGGTAGAAGGCAGGGAAGCCATCGTTGAAAGTCCTTCCGGTGCGTTTGTCCCTTTTATTGTTCATTATGCGGAAACATTCATCATTCCCCAACAGGTGCAGGAATATACGATACGTCCACATGGAGACAGTGAAGGATCGTTGTGCGCAACCCTCAAGGCTTTTGTAAGGATCTAAATTATTTATGCATGAGTATAGCAGGTTTTCGTCAGCAGGTGGTATGCCTCATTGTTGCCATGGGCGGATTGTTGTTTGGATTTGATACTGCTGTTATTTCAGGCGCTATCATACCATT encodes:
- a CDS encoding RagB/SusD family nutrient uptake outer membrane protein; protein product: MKQSIRNTVGLSVVAAAMLCGCNKKLDLVPESKIGDETFWKTTNDLVLACNELYNSLPVMSNNVNAVWSDDGYAQAPNGISDGTRTIPVTDNAFSIPYTLIRKSNNILEKSVKTTGDAAQIRRYRAEAYFFRAFAYSELVKRYGDVPLVLRTFDVFDTLATAHRTPRERVLDSLYRDLDSAAAGLPTATALAAAEYGRITRNAALAMKSRVGLFEGTRNKYHALGDANKHLNIALAATETLMTTGGHQLYKHPTVPDSSFFYLFQYAGNGRNNKENILVRLYGQNATNSISEHNYTRQFLDAGGVNPTRSFVDAYLYKDGLPLGKSPLEQPQTTTLSEFTDRDPRIGMTVFSKLVPGFSLTAYTPTFAFTPTGYKTRKYATVEDWASQQSFNHHIIIRYGEILLNYAELKFELGGGAISDADLDISINLLRDRAKMPKLTNAFVTANGLNMQEEMRRERRIELAFEGEFRYWDLIRWKTAEVELVKAVKGSKKFPAEQVNVITAPVDANGFVIVQDASKRTFDVKRDYWWPIPSNETGLNVNMKQNPFW
- a CDS encoding glycoside hydrolase family 88 protein, which codes for MKKVLFVCMLSVASFLSAFAPADEEVFINRHMDLARAQVEYMVQAMKDKEGFPRTINTSGNMVTTNMYDWTPGFFPGSLWQVYAYAPDTALKASAIRWTERLEPLKFFTEHHDLGFMMYCSFGNAYRLTGNPKYKDDLVQAARSLSTRFDPKTGCIKSWNNFRSWHGTKVYQYPVIIDNLMNLELLFFATRVSGDSSFYKVAITHADNTLKNQFRKDYSSYHVVCYNPETGAVEGRETAQGLADNSTWARGQAWAIYGYTMIYRETGDARYLKAARGMADFFIHHKNLPADKIPYWDFNIGQEGYTPGVNSYARKDTGHYRDASAAAITASALLELSTYAGKEGKQYRQPAIQMIRSLASPVYRSEPGTNGNFLIKHCVGSIPHQTEIDVPLVYADYYFLEALHRYKLLLKGEKLFPVALKGGVHGR
- a CDS encoding heparinase II/III domain-containing protein; this translates as MRLSYVLIIATFLAPVRVSGQAERNMLTGKYDSAWLATSLSMQEVAKAWPSYADRARWASLDTVYRRQLIREGETAFNYQWQVVPATAYLEYVRTGNRYIMEDIYNMNVTALKKLVFAELAEGKERFVPQIINGVWTLCEVTSWSISASIGLQRQGPGLPDVNEPVFELGAGITSNVMAWTYHLFRSTFDRYSPLIAQRMKQEINRRILQPYYTRNDFWWMALDGKQRMVNNWNVWLNFNALTCILLVEDDAAQRAAGIYKTMRSVDQFINYYKDDGACEEGPAYWSHAGGMLYNYLSLLKQATGGGIDLFDKSLIKNIGSYIGKAYIDSNYYLNYADAAAKLTTDAGIVYLYGKATGDQQLMSFGAYLAGQQQWQKAVPVETMYGGLRNLFMAAEVLATPPAQPLMASGWMVGTGIAIARDEAGSAKGFYFSALAGHNEESHNHNDVGTCVLFYNSRPVLIDVGSGTYTGQTFGPQRYSIWTMRSAYHNVPLINGVEQQAGKQYAARAVQFKDTGPLVSFRADIAAAYPAEAKVDTWLRSYTLQRGHSFTIGDEYRLQANNGRNALHFITSAAVSQKKEGVLLLDTGRDSLELTYDPRLFKVTVEPITIDDKKLLQSWPPLVYRLVFSMTGHRTRGKHRLVVKKAS
- a CDS encoding class I mannose-6-phosphate isomerase, with protein sequence MADNKHLRSNYDKFPCTVINEDDIVAGEGWEEVGRLIKEKMDCLPGRKVVVLDCYQGVREEELVHQLTQQLTGTFFYTKDYFLSPNDIQALVYPDVTDDEVFGYLTRLRMIDFFDPTKIQQARAAIQQVQEGPVYVLGAGASLLTDTPGLLVYFDMPRWEIQLRFRNKEVSNLGMNNAQQKTSLQYKQAFFVDWRVCDRHKKKLMSRWDLVVDTTVKDHPKIVNGPALNKAYQYLTTHPFRLVPFFDPGPWGGQWMKEVCDLDRSAPNYAWAFDGVPEENSLLFQFNGLLFETPAINLVFAAARPLLGEAVQARFGDEFPIRFDFLDTMKGGNLSLQVHPGTQYIQEHFGMPYTQDESYYMLDAAPDAVVYLGLKDGIDPASMVHDLQKAHKGEITFNADDYAAKWPVKKHDHFLIPAGTVHCSGSNSMVLEISATPYIFTFKLWDWGRMGLDGKPRPINIERGKEVIDWTRTPAFTRQQLINTVTTVAEGDGWKEERTGLHEREFIETRRHWFSKTVHHHTGGSVNVLNLVEGREAIVESPSGAFVPFIVHYAETFIIPQQVQEYTIRPHGDSEGSLCATLKAFVRI